In Deinococcus irradiatisoli, the genomic stretch GCTGGCCAAGCTGCCCGGCGTCGAGGTGGGCGAACTGGGCGCGGTGCAGTTCGCCCAGCGGTTGATCGAGCGCCACGAGGAGTTCACGGCCGCTGGCGGTCAGGCGGCTGGTCACCACCCGGCGGTCGGGGCGCTCGCGGCTGCGACTCACCCAGCCCTGCTGTTCCAGCCGGTCGAGCAGGCGGGTCACGTCGGGGTCGTGGGCGATCAGCCGCCCGGCGATCTCGCCGCAGGTCAGCGCCTCGGAAGCGCCGCGCAGAATCCGCAGCACGTTGTACTGGGCCGGGCTGAGGCCCTGCGCTTTGAGCAGGTTCGCCGTCTGGGTCAGTTGATGCTGGGCCAGACGCTGCACCGCCAGAAAAGCCCGGTGCGCCAGGTCGCTTTGAGAATGCAGATCGGTCTGTTGCTCCACAGCAGTCCTCCTTCTCCATCAATATGTTCGTTTCAACGATTATTGTCAAGACGAATACTCTGACAAGAAAAACCGCCCTGAAACGGGCGGAAATGGCGCTTCAGGCGCTGGGAATCTTGATGACCTGGCCGACCTGGATGTGGTCGGGGTTGGCGATGTTGTTGAAGTGGGCGATGTCCTTGTAGCGCATGGCGTCGCCGAAATACTTCTGGGCGATGCCGCTGAGCGTGTCGCCCGCCTTGACGGTGTAGGTCGCGTCGCCGCTGTGCTGGTCGCGGTCCTTGCTGAGTTCCTTGACCTGGGCCACCACCTTCAGGCCGCTGATGTCCACCCCGGCCACCCCGGCCACGCCGCGCGCGATCTGCTCGGCGAGGCGCTGCTCGTGGTCGCTGTCCACCGCGCCGCGTAGAATGACGCTCTTGCCGCTTTGCAGCACGTCGATCGGGTCGTCGGCCAATTCACCGTTGCTGCGGATGGCGTGGTAGACCGCCTTGGCGACCTTGCTGCCCTCGAGCGCCTGGGCGATGTCGTCGGCCTCGGGGTGGGCTTTGGCCTTGCTGGGCGCAGCCGGCGTGCTGGCAGGAGGAGCGCTGGGCATCACCGTGCCGGCCTGAGAGGACGTCTCGCTGAAGCTGCTGGACGCAGAGGTGGCTGACTCTGAACCGGACTCCTGCTGGCCAGACTCACTCTGGCTGGGGGCGCTGGCCTGAACTTCGTTGTCGCTGGCCGTTTCCTGCGGCACCAGACCGCTGGTGTCCACGCTTTTCACGCCGTTGATGCCCTCGGCGATCACC encodes the following:
- a CDS encoding BON domain-containing protein, which gives rise to MWPFGKSTAERVKEALNSQPRLKDLGLQVSESGGNVAVTGMVPNDRYGQLVQVIAEGINGVKSVDTSGLVPQETASDNEVQASAPSQSESGQQESGSESATSASSSFSETSSQAGTVMPSAPPASTPAAPSKAKAHPEADDIAQALEGSKVAKAVYHAIRSNGELADDPIDVLQSGKSVILRGAVDSDHEQRLAEQIARGVAGVAGVDISGLKVVAQVKELSKDRDQHSGDATYTVKAGDTLSGIAQKYFGDAMRYKDIAHFNNIANPDHIQVGQVIKIPSA
- a CDS encoding MarR family winged helix-turn-helix transcriptional regulator, translated to MEQQTDLHSQSDLAHRAFLAVQRLAQHQLTQTANLLKAQGLSPAQYNVLRILRGASEALTCGEIAGRLIAHDPDVTRLLDRLEQQGWVSRSRERPDRRVVTSRLTASGRELLVALDQPLGELHRAQFAHLDAGQLGQLLTLLGPGASDDDSRT